One part of the Bacillota bacterium genome encodes these proteins:
- a CDS encoding DUF126 domain-containing protein, with protein sequence MVLKGRVVGKGVSKGVALVTREPISFNNGVEPTTGCVIEVGHELYGQKITGRVLVFPVGKGSTGGSYVLYDLADRGLAPAAIINSRGDPVIVTGCIMGKIVLVHRCDKDPVENIRTGDWVEVDAERGVVIVTREE encoded by the coding sequence GTGGTTCTGAAGGGACGAGTGGTAGGGAAAGGCGTTTCCAAGGGGGTAGCCCTGGTGACCAGGGAGCCCATCAGTTTCAACAACGGGGTGGAGCCCACTACCGGGTGCGTAATAGAGGTTGGGCACGAGCTTTATGGCCAGAAGATAACGGGTAGGGTCCTGGTGTTTCCGGTTGGCAAAGGATCAACAGGGGGTTCGTACGTGTTGTACGACCTTGCGGATAGGGGGCTCGCCCCGGCTGCCATCATCAATTCGAGGGGCGACCCGGTCATCGTGACCGGCTGCATAATGGGGAAAATCGTCCTGGTTCACAGATGCGATAAGGATCCGGTGGAAAACATCCGCACAGGTGATTGGGTTGAGGTGGATGCCGAGCGAGGCGTGGTGATTGTAACCAGGGAGGAATAA
- a CDS encoding IclR family transcriptional regulator → MSEVQVIDRAFALIELLLDDNRPVHRGMSELARQSGMHVATVRRLLSSLKAHGVVSQDPVTRKYTLGLTMIRYGVAVWQAVPIREYARAPMERLWKNTGETVYLVVREGDCGVLVDKIDTPDPVKLVEPLGKRAPLYAGAAKKAILAFLPEHTREDLIKSYVYEKHGPRTPENARQLRFQLEQVQKDGYAVSHEEVTRGTTAIAAPIFNARGQPVAALSVDGPSYRFHPNRVDQLIEKVRSAAQEVSTALRLTGYGLLDSP, encoded by the coding sequence ATGTCGGAAGTCCAGGTTATCGACAGGGCTTTTGCCCTCATTGAACTCCTGTTGGATGACAACCGCCCGGTACACCGGGGCATGTCGGAGTTGGCCAGACAGTCCGGGATGCATGTTGCCACGGTCAGGCGCCTTCTCTCGAGCTTGAAAGCCCACGGTGTTGTCTCTCAGGATCCGGTCACCCGGAAATATACCCTCGGCCTCACGATGATCCGATACGGAGTGGCCGTCTGGCAGGCGGTACCAATTCGCGAGTATGCTCGCGCTCCCATGGAGAGGCTCTGGAAGAACACGGGAGAGACCGTCTACCTCGTGGTTCGAGAGGGCGATTGTGGCGTACTCGTTGACAAGATAGACACCCCTGACCCGGTAAAGCTTGTCGAACCCCTTGGAAAGCGCGCACCCTTATACGCCGGAGCAGCCAAGAAAGCCATCCTCGCCTTCTTGCCGGAGCATACGCGGGAGGACCTCATCAAATCCTACGTGTACGAAAAGCACGGACCCCGTACTCCGGAGAATGCCCGCCAGCTACGGTTTCAACTGGAACAAGTACAGAAGGACGGCTACGCCGTCAGCCACGAGGAGGTCACCCGAGGCACGACCGCAATAGCCGCACCCATCTTTAACGCCCGTGGTCAACCCGTAGCCGCCTTGAGCGTGGATGGTCCATCATATCGTTTTCACCCAAACCGCGTGGACCAGCTAATTGAAAAGGTCAGGTCCGCAGCCCAGGAGGTCTCTACCGCTCTGAGATTAACAGGCTATGGGCTCCTCGATAGCCCTTAG
- a CDS encoding tripartite tricarboxylate transporter permease translates to MTDAAVSGVIRVLSFPGILYALGGAAVGYIFGFLPGLTASVALSVLLPLTYGMEADFAIMMCAGVLGGVCFGGSVSAIVLNTPGTGSNAATTLDGYPMSKEGRASEALGASASASFLGHAFGILAIIAVMPLMMRIVLSFGPPEWFALGIGGLSLVASVSGKSLLNGLVAACLGLLLSTHGVNPVVGSPRYTFGLMSLWDGLPLVPVLVGMLALPELVLIFSEHTTISATGKLSGGGTWKGVRATLRNLPLVALCGTIGTLIGAIPGVGGNVSTWIAYSQAKSLSKHPEQFGKGCIEGVIAPEAANDATEGGALMPLLSLGIPGSPSTAVLLGAFITHGLVPGQKLITQQLPTVFALLWAHLLGAFVACTIGLWLAKYAARITVVPTRLLAPLLTIVCLVGCYATRQRAEDLVIAVVFAVLGYAMRRSNIPRVPVLLGLILGPRWSAPTRYPCSFRTVLLRYSSRGRIRCSSC, encoded by the coding sequence TTGACCGATGCGGCGGTGTCAGGCGTGATTCGGGTCCTCTCCTTTCCGGGGATCCTGTATGCGCTCGGAGGTGCGGCAGTCGGATACATTTTTGGGTTCTTGCCGGGTCTTACTGCGAGTGTCGCCTTGAGTGTGCTTCTGCCGCTGACGTACGGGATGGAAGCGGACTTCGCGATCATGATGTGCGCCGGGGTACTGGGCGGAGTGTGTTTCGGGGGTTCTGTATCCGCTATAGTCCTCAACACGCCCGGCACCGGTTCGAATGCCGCTACAACCCTCGACGGTTACCCGATGTCCAAAGAGGGCCGGGCAAGCGAGGCTCTGGGGGCTTCGGCGTCCGCGAGCTTCCTGGGCCACGCGTTCGGGATCCTGGCGATCATCGCTGTGATGCCTCTCATGATGCGGATTGTGTTGTCGTTCGGGCCCCCTGAGTGGTTCGCGCTGGGGATCGGGGGTTTGAGCCTTGTAGCCAGCGTAAGTGGGAAATCCCTTCTCAACGGTCTTGTGGCCGCGTGCCTTGGGCTGCTCCTCAGCACGCACGGGGTCAACCCCGTGGTAGGAAGCCCCAGGTATACTTTCGGGCTGATGTCTTTATGGGATGGGCTACCGCTTGTTCCAGTGCTGGTTGGCATGCTCGCCCTGCCCGAGCTGGTACTGATCTTCAGCGAACACACTACGATTTCGGCCACGGGGAAGCTGTCCGGCGGTGGGACGTGGAAGGGTGTACGGGCAACCCTGAGGAACCTGCCGCTCGTGGCGCTGTGCGGTACGATAGGGACGCTGATAGGGGCGATCCCTGGAGTTGGCGGTAACGTCTCGACGTGGATCGCGTATTCGCAGGCAAAGAGCCTATCGAAGCACCCCGAGCAATTCGGGAAGGGATGCATTGAGGGTGTTATCGCCCCGGAGGCGGCGAACGACGCGACCGAGGGAGGGGCGCTCATGCCGCTGTTATCGCTCGGGATACCGGGCAGTCCGAGTACGGCGGTGTTACTGGGTGCGTTCATCACGCACGGTCTTGTTCCCGGGCAGAAGCTGATTACCCAGCAGCTCCCGACCGTCTTCGCCCTGCTGTGGGCGCACCTGTTGGGGGCCTTCGTGGCGTGCACGATTGGACTGTGGCTTGCGAAGTATGCTGCGAGGATAACGGTGGTGCCGACGAGGCTCCTGGCGCCTCTACTGACGATCGTGTGCCTGGTGGGGTGCTATGCGACCAGGCAGAGGGCTGAGGACCTGGTGATCGCCGTGGTGTTCGCGGTGTTGGGATACGCGATGAGAAGATCCAACATACCGCGGGTTCCCGTACTGCTCGGCTTGATCCTCGGCCCGCGGTGGAGCGCTCCTACCAGATATCCATGCAGCTTTCGAACGGTTCTCCTGCGATATTCTTCACGAGGCCGTATTCGGTGTTCTTCATGCTGA
- a CDS encoding tripartite tricarboxylate transporter substrate binding protein yields MRRRHSVITLAVLTLVVSCSVAGCGQQGGGQKIDYPNKPITIIVPTAAGGGYDLGARAVARFLPKHLPKQVDVVVQNMPGAGQMIGVHAVYAAKPDGYTLGAFNAIGAVMSQYGRPEPVQFDVSKFLYLGMWQDDVRALGVSKNVQAKTWDELIALSKKKPLRCGTGGAGSSQHIDPFIIDAASEVDFEYIHYEGSAGVNPAMGRGEIDTTVAQVGTIMELVEAGLGRNFCVFDTKRHPGSPDTPTAIEAGMPRAQFDKLTNSPFFGVNRVLAAPPGIDPAIVAILRKAMWETFQDPEYQAEVKKAKGENNPMKGEDYQKVMEAKVKAAIEDKQLTESLKAMFRK; encoded by the coding sequence GTGAGAAGGCGTCATTCGGTGATAACCCTGGCAGTCCTTACGCTTGTCGTCTCGTGTTCCGTGGCGGGATGCGGCCAACAGGGTGGTGGCCAGAAAATCGACTATCCCAATAAACCCATCACGATAATTGTACCTACCGCCGCGGGCGGAGGCTACGACCTCGGAGCGAGGGCCGTCGCGAGGTTCCTGCCCAAACACCTGCCCAAACAGGTAGACGTCGTTGTACAGAACATGCCGGGCGCCGGGCAGATGATCGGAGTCCATGCCGTATACGCGGCTAAGCCCGACGGGTATACGCTGGGGGCATTCAACGCCATCGGTGCGGTCATGTCTCAGTACGGTCGTCCGGAACCGGTGCAGTTTGACGTATCCAAGTTCCTGTACCTCGGGATGTGGCAGGACGATGTCAGGGCTCTCGGTGTTTCCAAGAACGTCCAGGCGAAAACATGGGACGAGCTCATTGCCTTGAGCAAGAAGAAGCCATTGCGCTGCGGCACCGGCGGGGCTGGATCTTCACAGCACATAGACCCGTTTATCATTGACGCTGCCAGCGAGGTGGATTTCGAGTACATCCACTACGAGGGCAGCGCCGGAGTCAACCCGGCGATGGGACGCGGTGAAATAGATACAACCGTCGCGCAGGTCGGCACTATCATGGAACTGGTTGAGGCGGGACTGGGCCGGAACTTCTGCGTGTTTGACACGAAGCGGCATCCGGGCTCACCGGACACCCCGACGGCCATCGAAGCGGGCATGCCGCGTGCGCAGTTCGATAAGCTGACGAACTCCCCGTTCTTCGGCGTGAACCGTGTGTTGGCTGCGCCTCCAGGGATCGATCCCGCGATCGTTGCGATACTCAGGAAGGCCATGTGGGAGACGTTCCAGGATCCGGAGTACCAGGCCGAAGTCAAGAAGGCAAAGGGCGAGAACAACCCCATGAAGGGCGAGGACTACCAGAAAGTAATGGAAGCCAAGGTAAAGGCGGCCATCGAGGATAAGCAACTCACCGAGAGCCTGAAGGCCATGTTCAGGAAGTAG
- a CDS encoding 3-isopropylmalate dehydratase large subunit, giving the protein MMGQTFAQKIFARASGRNEVRPGDTVFAKVDTVMLHEGGTFLVQRPLKELGAARLADNLEVVVLLDHYVPAPNTSAATRHKVTREFAKRMGVSTWYEAGRGGICHQVLPEKGHIRPGELVVAPDAHVTTYGALGAYGLGGGVTDIAIALGTGRTWAIVPESVKVILKGELQAGVSAKDVALTLMGIFGEASLAYKSLEIAGPAVGNMSLDGRMTVCNMCAEMGVKAVVMKPDRRCIEYVSGRSCKPFKVVWSDEDAEYEQVHEVDVSEIPPTVAKPSRPSNASPVSEVAGTRIDQAFLGSCTNGRISDLRAAARMLKGHRVHPDVRLIVTPASQETYLQAMDEGLIRTFIEAGALVTNPTCGACIGGHMGLLADGEVCIATSNRNYVGRMGSTRADIYLASPETTTASAIAGCIVDPREFV; this is encoded by the coding sequence GTGATGGGCCAGACATTCGCGCAGAAGATTTTCGCACGTGCCAGCGGACGCAATGAGGTGCGACCCGGGGATACGGTGTTCGCGAAGGTCGACACGGTGATGTTGCATGAGGGCGGGACCTTCCTCGTCCAGAGGCCGCTAAAGGAACTTGGGGCGGCAAGGCTGGCCGACAATCTTGAAGTTGTGGTGTTGCTGGACCACTACGTGCCTGCCCCCAACACGTCGGCGGCGACCAGGCACAAGGTCACACGCGAGTTCGCAAAGAGGATGGGTGTGTCCACCTGGTACGAGGCGGGACGGGGTGGCATATGCCATCAGGTTCTGCCCGAGAAGGGTCACATCAGGCCGGGTGAACTCGTCGTTGCACCCGACGCTCACGTTACCACGTACGGAGCCCTCGGTGCCTACGGGCTGGGTGGGGGAGTCACAGACATCGCGATCGCCCTGGGGACGGGAAGGACCTGGGCAATAGTCCCGGAAAGCGTGAAGGTGATTCTGAAGGGCGAGCTCCAGGCGGGGGTCTCCGCGAAGGACGTGGCCCTGACCTTGATGGGGATCTTCGGGGAAGCGTCTCTGGCGTACAAGTCCCTCGAAATCGCGGGCCCTGCCGTTGGGAACATGTCGCTCGACGGCCGGATGACGGTGTGCAACATGTGTGCTGAAATGGGCGTCAAGGCCGTGGTAATGAAACCGGACAGGCGCTGTATCGAATACGTGTCCGGGCGGAGCTGCAAGCCGTTCAAGGTCGTATGGTCCGATGAAGACGCGGAATACGAACAGGTACACGAGGTGGACGTGAGTGAGATCCCCCCGACGGTGGCCAAGCCCAGCCGGCCGTCGAATGCCAGTCCCGTGTCTGAAGTGGCCGGGACCAGGATAGACCAGGCGTTCCTTGGTTCTTGCACGAACGGCCGGATCTCGGACCTCAGAGCGGCCGCCCGCATGCTGAAGGGACACAGAGTCCATCCAGATGTGCGGCTCATCGTCACTCCGGCCTCCCAGGAGACCTACCTGCAGGCGATGGACGAGGGATTGATCCGGACCTTCATCGAGGCCGGGGCGCTGGTAACCAACCCGACTTGTGGCGCGTGCATAGGCGGACACATGGGCTTGCTTGCGGACGGTGAAGTCTGCATAGCCACGAGTAACCGGAACTACGTGGGCAGGATGGGCAGTACCAGGGCTGACATCTATCTGGCGTCGCCTGAGACTACCACCGCGTCTGCGATAGCGGGATGCATAGTGGACCCGCGCGAGTTCGTTTGA
- a CDS encoding DUF521 domain-containing protein — MAFTLNEWQRRAREGEFGEPVEQAMGILMELADFWGAERLIPIRKVHMPGASAKTARRAGRKYIKWCADMGARFVTTTTLNPGAADLTGIDIGVTRETMAQQMEITESYSRMGGIKCHTCTPYLVGNLPRFGEHVAWGESSAVVFANSVLGARTNREGGPAALASALTGYTVEYGLHLDENRIATVQVEVTEDVGDTCEYGSVGYFVAKRYPDAVPVFTGLPARIPQYGLKAIGAALASSGSVSMFHAVGLTPEAPVLEAATRGGKLEKIVAGKKELEETRRFLDRNDQEDVDCVFLGCPHLDYEEIIRISGLLAGRKVSSRVALWLFAANSTWQSCERSGLTRVLTEAGAQLISDTCPSITMFKEIMASKGFKSAATNSGKLAHYLPVWGMPTHFGPTIACLEAAVSGKWRP; from the coding sequence TTGGCGTTCACGCTCAATGAATGGCAGAGGCGGGCGCGCGAGGGGGAATTTGGGGAACCGGTAGAGCAGGCTATGGGGATATTGATGGAGCTTGCGGATTTTTGGGGAGCTGAGCGTTTAATACCGATACGGAAGGTACACATGCCCGGTGCGTCGGCGAAGACGGCGAGGCGTGCTGGGAGGAAGTACATCAAGTGGTGTGCCGACATGGGTGCGAGGTTTGTCACGACGACGACGTTGAATCCTGGGGCTGCGGATTTGACTGGGATAGACATAGGGGTTACGCGGGAGACGATGGCGCAGCAGATGGAGATAACGGAGTCGTACAGTCGGATGGGAGGGATCAAGTGCCACACGTGCACGCCGTACCTGGTGGGGAACCTGCCGAGGTTTGGGGAGCACGTGGCGTGGGGTGAATCGTCGGCGGTGGTGTTTGCGAACTCGGTACTTGGGGCGCGGACGAACCGGGAGGGGGGTCCGGCGGCTTTAGCTAGTGCGCTTACGGGGTACACGGTGGAGTATGGTTTACACCTGGATGAGAACCGGATAGCGACGGTGCAGGTAGAAGTGACCGAGGACGTAGGTGACACGTGTGAATACGGGAGTGTTGGGTATTTTGTAGCGAAGCGGTATCCGGATGCGGTACCGGTATTCACGGGGTTACCTGCGAGGATACCTCAGTACGGGTTAAAGGCGATAGGGGCGGCGCTGGCGTCGTCGGGTTCTGTTTCGATGTTTCACGCTGTAGGTTTGACTCCGGAGGCGCCGGTGCTCGAGGCGGCGACGAGGGGCGGGAAGTTGGAGAAGATTGTAGCGGGAAAGAAGGAGCTTGAGGAGACGAGGAGGTTCTTGGACAGGAACGACCAGGAAGACGTGGACTGCGTATTTCTGGGGTGCCCGCACCTGGACTATGAAGAGATCATACGGATTAGCGGGTTACTGGCCGGGCGGAAGGTGAGTTCCCGGGTAGCGTTGTGGTTATTTGCCGCGAACAGCACGTGGCAGAGTTGCGAGAGGTCGGGTTTGACGCGGGTACTCACCGAGGCGGGAGCGCAATTGATCTCGGACACCTGCCCCAGTATAACGATGTTCAAGGAAATAATGGCCTCCAAGGGCTTCAAATCGGCCGCGACTAACTCGGGAAAGCTGGCCCATTACCTCCCAGTCTGGGGGATGCCGACTCATTTTGGGCCGACGATCGCGTGTCTCGAAGCTGCAGTCTCGGGGAAGTGGAGGCCCTGA
- a CDS encoding 3-isopropylmalate dehydratase yields MEGRAWVFGDNVDTDNIFPTRFGGDPTLEDMAKHVFFDFRPEFAKNAKPGDVVVAGHNFGCGSHRETAVLGIKALGIEVIVARSFARAFYRNAINNALRPIIIGDLPFECEDGAILDVDPVSGVITNKSTGIQVRGQPISGIAVKIVEGGGATKFFKNMVVHPENEPPVDIA; encoded by the coding sequence GTGGAAGGCAGGGCTTGGGTTTTCGGGGATAACGTGGACACGGACAACATATTCCCCACCAGGTTCGGCGGCGATCCCACACTCGAGGACATGGCAAAGCACGTTTTCTTCGATTTCCGGCCGGAGTTTGCGAAGAACGCGAAGCCCGGAGATGTAGTCGTGGCGGGCCACAATTTCGGGTGCGGCTCTCACCGTGAGACCGCCGTCCTCGGTATAAAGGCGTTGGGGATAGAAGTGATAGTCGCGCGCTCATTTGCACGCGCGTTTTACAGGAATGCGATAAACAACGCGCTCAGGCCGATCATAATAGGCGACCTACCATTTGAATGTGAAGACGGCGCGATACTGGACGTTGACCCGGTATCCGGTGTTATCACGAACAAGTCTACCGGTATACAGGTGCGCGGCCAGCCTATATCGGGGATCGCGGTCAAGATCGTGGAGGGCGGGGGCGCGACGAAGTTCTTCAAGAACATGGTCGTCCATCCCGAGAATGAACCGCCGGTAGATATCGCCTGA
- a CDS encoding DUF521 domain-containing protein, giving the protein MAFTLNEWQRRAREGEFGEPVEQAMGILMELADFWGAERLIPIRKVHMPGASAKTARRAGRKYIKWCADMGARFVTTTTLNPGAADLTGIDIGVTRETMAQQMEITESYSRMGGIKCHTCTPYLVGNLPRFGEHVAWGESSAVVFANSVLGARTNREGGPAALASALTGYTVEYGLHLDENRIATVQVEVTEDVGDTCEYGSVGYFVAKRYPDAVPVFTGLPARIPQYGLKAIGAALASSGSVSMFHAVGLTPEAPVLEAATRGGKLEKIVAGKKELEETRRFLDRNDQEDVDCVFLGCPHLDYEEIIRISGLLAGRKVSSRVALWLFAANSTWQSCERSGLTRVLTEAGAQLISDTCPNITIFKEVLASKGFRSGGTDSAKLAHYLPSWGLKTHYGTTAACIDSAVSGKWEV; this is encoded by the coding sequence TTGGCGTTCACGCTCAATGAATGGCAGAGGCGGGCGCGCGAGGGGGAATTTGGGGAACCGGTAGAGCAGGCTATGGGGATATTGATGGAGCTTGCGGATTTTTGGGGAGCTGAGCGTTTAATACCGATACGGAAGGTACACATGCCCGGTGCGTCGGCGAAGACGGCGAGGCGTGCTGGGAGGAAGTACATCAAGTGGTGTGCCGACATGGGTGCGAGGTTTGTCACGACGACGACGTTGAATCCTGGGGCTGCGGATTTGACTGGGATAGACATAGGGGTTACGCGGGAGACGATGGCGCAGCAGATGGAGATAACGGAGTCGTACAGTCGGATGGGAGGGATCAAGTGCCACACGTGCACGCCGTACCTGGTGGGGAACCTGCCGAGGTTTGGGGAGCACGTGGCGTGGGGTGAATCGTCGGCGGTGGTGTTTGCGAACTCGGTACTTGGGGCGCGGACGAACCGGGAGGGGGGTCCGGCGGCTTTAGCTAGTGCGCTTACGGGGTACACGGTGGAGTATGGTTTACACCTGGATGAGAACCGGATAGCGACGGTGCAGGTAGAAGTGACCGAGGACGTAGGTGACACGTGTGAATACGGGAGTGTTGGGTATTTTGTAGCGAAGCGGTATCCGGATGCGGTACCGGTATTCACGGGGTTACCTGCGAGGATACCTCAGTACGGGTTAAAGGCGATAGGGGCGGCGCTGGCGTCGTCGGGTTCTGTTTCGATGTTTCACGCTGTAGGTTTGACTCCGGAGGCGCCGGTGCTCGAGGCGGCGACGAGGGGCGGGAAGTTGGAGAAGATTGTAGCGGGAAAGAAGGAGCTTGAGGAGACGAGGAGGTTCTTGGACAGGAACGACCAGGAAGACGTGGACTGCGTATTTCTGGGGTGCCCGCACCTGGACTATGAAGAGATCATACGGATTAGCGGGTTACTGGCCGGGCGGAAGGTGAGTTCCCGGGTAGCGTTGTGGTTATTTGCCGCGAACAGCACGTGGCAGAGTTGCGAGAGGTCGGGTTTGACGCGGGTACTCACCGAGGCGGGGGCGCAATTGATCTCGGACACCTGCCCCAACATAACCATATTCAAAGAGGTGCTGGCCTCCAAGGGCTTCAGGTCTGGAGGCACCGATTCCGCTAAACTCGCGCACTACCTGCCGTCATGGGGGCTCAAGACCCACTATGGGACTACTGCTGCGTGCATTGACTCTGCCGTGAGCGGGAAGTGGGAGGTGTGA
- a CDS encoding tricarboxylic transporter, with protein MASAALLGAVRVLSFPGVLYVLVGAAVGYIFGFLPGLTASVALSVLLPLTYGMEPDFAIMMCAGVLGGVCFGGSISAILLNTPGTGSNAATTLDGYPMSKEGRASEALGASASASFLGHAFGILAVIAVMPLMMRIVLSFGPPEWFALGIGGLSLVASVSGKSLLNGLVAACLGLLLSTHGVNPVVGSPRYTFGLMSLWDGLPLVPVLVGMLALPELVLIFSEHTTISATGKLSGGGTWKGVRATLRNLPLVALCGTIGTLIGAIPGVGGNVSTWIAYSQAKSLSKHPEQFGKGCIEGVIAPEAANDATEGGALMPLLSLGIPGSPSTAVLLGAFITHGLVPGQKLITQQLPTVFALLWAHLLGAFVACTIGLWLAKYAARITVVPTRLLAPLLTIVCLVGCYATRQRAEDLVIAVVFAVLGYAMRRSNIPRVPVLLGLILGPLVERSYQISMQLSNGSPAIFFTRPYSVFFMLMIPLSLVLPGFLMARRKGQGTTA; from the coding sequence GTGGCCAGTGCTGCGCTGCTAGGCGCGGTTAGAGTCCTGTCGTTTCCGGGAGTCTTGTACGTACTCGTTGGGGCGGCGGTCGGATACATTTTTGGGTTCTTGCCGGGCCTCACTGCGAGTGTTGCGTTGAGTGTGCTTCTACCGCTGACGTACGGGATGGAGCCGGACTTCGCGATCATGATGTGCGCCGGGGTACTGGGAGGGGTGTGTTTTGGAGGCTCCATTTCCGCCATACTCCTCAACACGCCCGGCACCGGTTCGAATGCCGCTACAACCCTCGACGGTTACCCGATGTCCAAAGAGGGCCGGGCAAGCGAGGCTCTGGGGGCTTCGGCATCCGCGAGCTTCCTGGGCCACGCGTTCGGGATCCTGGCGGTCATCGCTGTGATGCCTCTCATGATGCGGATTGTGTTGTCGTTCGGGCCCCCTGAGTGGTTCGCGCTGGGGATCGGGGGTTTGAGCCTTGTAGCCAGCGTAAGTGGGAAATCCCTTCTCAACGGTCTTGTGGCCGCGTGCCTTGGGCTGCTCCTCAGCACGCACGGGGTCAACCCCGTGGTAGGAAGCCCCAGGTATACTTTCGGGCTGATGTCTTTATGGGATGGGCTACCGCTTGTTCCAGTGCTGGTTGGCATGCTCGCCCTGCCCGAGCTGGTACTGATCTTCAGCGAACACACTACGATTTCGGCCACGGGGAAGCTGTCCGGCGGTGGGACGTGGAAGGGTGTACGGGCAACCCTGAGGAACCTGCCGCTCGTGGCGCTGTGCGGTACGATAGGGACGCTGATAGGGGCGATCCCTGGAGTTGGCGGTAACGTCTCGACGTGGATCGCGTATTCGCAGGCAAAGAGCCTATCGAAGCACCCCGAGCAATTCGGGAAGGGATGCATTGAGGGTGTTATCGCCCCGGAGGCGGCGAACGACGCGACCGAGGGAGGGGCGCTCATGCCGCTGTTATCGCTCGGGATACCGGGCAGTCCGAGTACGGCGGTGTTACTGGGTGCGTTCATCACGCACGGTCTTGTTCCCGGGCAGAAGCTGATTACCCAGCAGCTCCCGACCGTCTTCGCCCTGCTGTGGGCGCACCTGTTGGGGGCCTTCGTGGCGTGCACGATTGGACTGTGGCTTGCGAAGTATGCTGCGAGGATAACGGTGGTGCCGACGAGGCTCCTGGCGCCTCTACTGACGATCGTGTGCCTGGTGGGGTGCTATGCGACCAGGCAGAGGGCTGAGGACCTGGTGATCGCCGTGGTGTTCGCGGTGTTGGGATACGCGATGAGAAGATCCAACATACCGCGGGTTCCCGTACTGCTCGGCTTGATCCTCGGCCCGCTGGTGGAGCGCTCCTACCAGATATCCATGCAGCTTTCGAACGGTTCTCCTGCGATATTCTTCACGAGGCCGTATTCGGTGTTCTTCATGCTGATGATACCGTTGTCGCTGGTGCTGCCCGGCTTCCTCATGGCGAGGAGGAAGGGGCAGGGCACCACAGCCTAG
- a CDS encoding 4Fe-4S dicluster domain-containing protein, whose translation MADLTTEFCGVKMKNPLVLGAGPLSRGAALIRKCIDAGFGAVCTKTASQFEYYHKFPYTRYHLVGYEYGSRGRASHDWVWFHNDHNAPVGPEKFVEVIAEVSGYARDHNCLLIGTYAAATMEEWEKRGVAYCEAGAGMLELNFCCPGPSTLADVIKKSDSAAAHFGNILQNPEDAYNVVKKVRSAVDIPIVCKLPPSRRLEIKEIVAGLRDAGADGVEMYANNKGMRIDIESATPVGFGCGTVNSHGHLAETLYDVSQLVMANPGVAIMAGRGVRTWDEVVELLMTGASVAEVCTSIIVYGLGYGQEMLEEIGKYMDRKGYPDIASLRGQALKNTLKPSQIKDKVTPVFAQINGIQCKGCGRCYDVCAFRAVEVFHKAGRGVAKINRARCVGCTLCSQVCPKHAITLEPRSQEEYLAAQDLQQDA comes from the coding sequence TTGGCAGATCTCACGACCGAATTCTGCGGGGTAAAGATGAAAAACCCCCTGGTCCTGGGCGCTGGTCCACTGTCGCGGGGGGCTGCCCTGATCAGGAAATGTATAGATGCCGGATTCGGGGCAGTCTGTACGAAGACGGCCTCGCAGTTCGAGTATTACCACAAGTTCCCCTATACCAGGTACCATCTGGTCGGCTATGAGTACGGCTCGAGGGGAAGGGCTTCTCACGACTGGGTGTGGTTTCACAACGACCACAATGCCCCCGTTGGACCCGAGAAATTCGTGGAGGTAATCGCGGAAGTATCCGGCTATGCCAGGGACCACAACTGCCTGCTGATTGGGACGTATGCGGCTGCCACCATGGAAGAGTGGGAGAAGCGTGGCGTAGCCTATTGCGAGGCAGGCGCGGGCATGCTCGAGCTGAATTTCTGTTGTCCGGGTCCGTCGACACTAGCGGACGTCATCAAGAAGAGTGACTCGGCCGCAGCCCATTTCGGTAACATCCTTCAGAACCCCGAGGACGCGTACAACGTGGTCAAGAAGGTTCGCTCCGCGGTAGACATCCCTATCGTGTGCAAGCTCCCGCCAAGCCGCAGGCTGGAGATAAAGGAGATCGTCGCGGGCCTGCGTGACGCAGGGGCTGACGGTGTCGAGATGTACGCTAACAACAAGGGAATGAGGATTGACATAGAGAGCGCAACCCCCGTTGGTTTCGGGTGCGGCACAGTTAACAGCCATGGCCACCTGGCCGAGACGCTGTACGATGTCTCTCAACTGGTTATGGCCAATCCCGGCGTCGCCATAATGGCGGGCCGCGGCGTCCGCACCTGGGACGAGGTAGTGGAGTTGTTGATGACGGGGGCCTCGGTTGCTGAGGTTTGCACTTCAATAATCGTGTACGGCCTCGGTTACGGACAGGAGATGCTGGAGGAAATCGGCAAGTACATGGATCGCAAGGGGTACCCCGACATCGCCAGCCTCCGGGGGCAGGCCTTGAAGAACACGCTGAAGCCGTCCCAGATAAAAGACAAAGTCACCCCGGTGTTCGCTCAGATAAACGGAATCCAGTGCAAGGGCTGTGGCCGCTGCTATGACGTGTGCGCGTTCCGCGCCGTCGAGGTTTTCCACAAGGCTGGGCGCGGCGTGGCGAAGATAAACAGGGCGAGGTGCGTCGGTTGCACTCTCTGCAGCCAGGTGTGCCCGAAGCACGCGATTACCCTCGAACCGCGCAGTCAGGAAGAGTACCTTGCAGCCCAGGACCTGCAACAGGACGCCTGA